Proteins encoded together in one Balaenoptera ricei isolate mBalRic1 chromosome 2, mBalRic1.hap2, whole genome shotgun sequence window:
- the LOC132360625 gene encoding FUN14 domain-containing protein 1-like: METWNAPPQEYESDDDSYAVLDLTEYARRHHWWNRVFDHSSGPMVEKYSVATQIVMGRVSGWCVGFLFQKVGKLAATAVGGGFLLLQIASHSGYVRIDWKRVEKDVNKAKRQIKKRANKAAPEINNIIEEATEFVKQNIVISSGFVGGFLLGLAS, translated from the coding sequence atGGAGACCTGGAACGCCCCTCCCCAAGAATATGAAAGTGATGATGACTCTTACGCAGTGTTGGATTTAACTGAGTATGCAAGAAGACACCACTGGTGGAATCGAGTGTTTGACCACAGTTCCGGACCTATGGTAGAAAAATACTCAGTAGCCACCCAGATTGTAATGGGTAGAGTGAGTGGCTGGTGTGTGGGATTTTTGTTCCAGAAAGTTGGAAAACTTGCAGCAACTGCAGTAGGTGGTGGCTTTCTTCTCCTTCAGATTGCCAGTCACAGTGGCTATGTGCGGATCGACTGGAAGAGAGTTGAAAAAGatgtaaacaaagcaaaaagacagaTTAAGAAACGAGCAAATAAGGCAGCACCTGAAATCAACAATATAATAGAAGAAGCAACAGAATTTGTTAAACAGAACATTGTGATATCCAGTGGATTTGTGGGTGGTTTTTTGCTAGGCCTTGCATCTTAA